The sequence TGGGGCGTTAACTCTCAATAAACACCTCAGTATGACTGGAAAAGAAGCTGTGTCGCCAGTCCTTCAAACTCAAAAAATTATCGGGTATTCTGCCGGAGATACCGGATCCCATCTTATATCCGATGAATCTATTTATGCATCAACAAATATTCTTTCAAATCAATCAAAAGGAACGTTGTGCTTTGGCAATCCCTATGAAGTATCCCAACAATCATTTAAGGGTCAATCTGCTTCGTTCAGTATTGTAAATGCGAAAGAACTTCAGTTATCTTCTACTGCAAGACATATAGACGGGAATTTAGATTATTCTCTTAACATCGGAAATTCTGGCGTTAATAGCACAGACAAGTATACTGAAGGGACAATTATCACCACATTTACCGGTCAATCTTTAACAAATACCGGTGAGATAAAACTTTATGACAGGACATTGATTTCCGGCCTGATACGAACATTCAATCGTTTGTATCAGGGTAGTGAAGATCTGAATATCATGGGTTCCTCCTCTGGGGAAGGTTTTGTTCATGATAAAACAATAGTTGAGAAGTACTACACCAAGAATGAAACTGACACATCTATGGTATCATCTGGTACAGCAGTGTATTATCAGGACATTATGACAAATGGAGGAAATAATGATGAAATTAGATCTACATCAGGATCTGAAAGTATTTCCTCGGAACGAATGGTAACATATACATCAGACGGTGATCGTTCAATTCAGGCATCTGAACATGCTGTGGCTACGTATTTGAAAGGATCTGAAGAGAATTCAAAGGATCTTTCCTGTGTATTTGCTGGATCACAGTCAACCAATACTACTCAATCACCATATAAGGAAGCGTCTGCACAGACAGGATTTGCAGGGGTATCATCTGCTCAGATAAGCAGCAGTACCCTCATTCGTGATCCGGAAAACTCAGATGCATTAAACCTTGAATATCGTGCGGATATTATGATACCAGTCGGTTTTAATTCGACGTTAATGAAGGAGATGAAAGATCCAGATAATGATGGCAGATTCGAAGATCTAAACGGGAATGGTCATCTTGATATGCATGATCTGGTTCTTCTCTTCCATAATTTCCGTTGGATTGGTGAAAGTAATCTTTCACTACGTATAGACTTTAATAAAAATGGTCGTGCTGATTATGCAGATATTGTTACCATTTTCCATTCAATGAATCAAACCCAGTACCAATGAAAAATTAAAAAAAATTTTGGGTTGCATAAAAAAACTCTCCATCAAATTTTGCTCCGATTCCAACTTTTTCAATTGTTGGATTGATAAGATTTTTATTATGTTCAGGGCTGTTAATCCATTCTATCATCATCACATCAGCAATTTCCTCCGGTGTTGTTGGATCAACAAATCCGGTATATGCTTTTCCAATCGTATGACCTGAAGCAATACGGATAATATTTTCTGCTATTCCTGTTCTGATACTCCCATCATCCATCTTTCGGTTTATATCATATCCAGCCAGTTGTGCCCGACCAGCAGGATCAATTCCTTCCGGAGTATAATGGGAGAAATATGATCGCTCAATCATATCCAGAGAATGATCGAATGCAATCTTTCGTAAATCATCATCAAATTCCAATGGACGAAGACCAAGATATTCTCTATATTTATTCGTTTTGAGGTAAAGATACCCGGATATTGAATCTGCATATGAATCTGAATAAATATCATCCGGATAGGTAATGGTGACTGGATCAGAATAAATGAATATATTGTCAGCCTCGTCTGTTTCCTGAATCATTCCTGTATAATCCACAACACTGATGAGATAATAAACTCCTGGAGGCACATATTCAGGGATGAGATCAACTGATGAACCCTTTTCATTCATATAACTGAGAACAGAAAATGCTCGTTCTTCACGAATCCTATACCCTCCTGATGATAAGTTTTTATCTGGTGAAAGGATAAATGCGGTTTGATAACTTCCAGCAGTATCTTTGTTTTGATTTATCGTTGAATAGGATATTCGAAGAGGAGATCCAGGCGAGGTCAGATTTGTATCGATGGAATCAATTACAATCTGAAGATTTGTATGTCCCCACTTCCATTTTTCACCCTGAATAATTTTTATGGGGGTGCTTGTTTGAATTCTATTGTTATGAGTAAAAAATTCCTGTTCATAGGCCTGAATGATTGCTTCAAGATGGTAATCTCCTTCAGTCAGTCCTTTAGGTATAGAAAAAACAAAAGGAATTTTCCCTCGCTGGCCGGGAGGCATTATTTCTGTTGATTTACTGCCCAGCCAAATGATTTCTTCACCCTGTAATCCATCTTTTTTCAGAATGAAATCTGTTACTACATTGGTGGCTGATACTGGACCATTATTTGAGACGATTATTGAACCGGTTACATCTTCTCCTGTTTTTACTGTTTGCGGATACTGTAGATCAGATACTGAAAGATCCGGTGTAAAATGCATCTCATATTCAAGAATCGAAAGATTGGTTGATTCATTTTCTGAAAGTGAACCAGGTATGAAAAGGAAGTAAATAATAAAAATGAAAAATAGTCGCTGCGATCGTTTCATGTAATAAAATATTGATCGCAATACGATACAAGCTTGCAGGGGAATCAGGAACAAGATGAAAAATTCTGCGTGATAACTGAACTCATATGTTCACTTCCTGAAGGAGTGATCATTCTTCCTTGTGGTGTTCGTTTAAGAAAACCAATTCTTATAAGATATGGTTCGTACACATCTTCTATTGTTCTTGGTTCCTCTCCAACAGAAATTGAGATAGTTTTCAGACCAACCGGTCCTCCACTAAAATCATGTGCAATAACTTCTAGAATTCGTCTATCCAAGACATCCAGTCCCTTTTTATCGACTCCAAGGGCAAAAAGAGCTGAGTTTGCTATTTCTTTGTCTATTGAACCAGATCCTCTGACTATTGCATAATCATAAACCCTTCTTAACAGACGGTTTGCTATCCGTGGTGTTCCACGAGATCTCATGGCAATCTCTTCTGCCCCTTCATGAGTTATGGGAATAGCTAAAATACCAGCAGACCTCGTGATGATAATTTGTAAATCTGCGGGATCGTATAAATCCAGACGAAGAATAATTCCAAACCGATCTCTGAATGGAGATCCCAGAAGACCAAGTCTTGTTGTTGCTCCAACCAACGTATACCGCTCGAGAGGGAGTTGAATCGTACGGGCAGACGGTCCCTCTCCTATGAGGAGATCGATTGTGTAATCTTCCATCGCCGGATAGAGAATCTCCTCGATGACAGGTGAGAGTCGGTGGATTTCATCAATAAAAAGGATGTCATGGTCTTTTAACGGAGTTAGAAGCGCTGCAAG comes from Methanospirillum hungatei and encodes:
- a CDS encoding CAP domain-containing protein, encoding MKRSQRLFFIFIIYFLFIPGSLSENESTNLSILEYEMHFTPDLSVSDLQYPQTVKTGEDVTGSIIVSNNGPVSATNVVTDFILKKDGLQGEEIIWLGSKSTEIMPPGQRGKIPFVFSIPKGLTEGDYHLEAIIQAYEQEFFTHNNRIQTSTPIKIIQGEKWKWGHTNLQIVIDSIDTNLTSPGSPLRISYSTINQNKDTAGSYQTAFILSPDKNLSSGGYRIREERAFSVLSYMNEKGSSVDLIPEYVPPGVYYLISVVDYTGMIQETDEADNIFIYSDPVTITYPDDIYSDSYADSISGYLYLKTNKYREYLGLRPLEFDDDLRKIAFDHSLDMIERSYFSHYTPEGIDPAGRAQLAGYDINRKMDDGSIRTGIAENIIRIASGHTIGKAYTGFVDPTTPEEIADVMMIEWINSPEHNKNLINPTIEKVGIGAKFDGEFFYATQNFF
- the ruvB gene encoding Holliday junction branch migration DNA helicase RuvB, translated to MQTRFVSPVNRDEDTEEPSVRPGYLQDFVGQEPVKDALMVAITSAIKRNKPLDHILFSGPPGLGKTTLAHIIAQEMSAGIETTSGPVLDRPGDLAALLTPLKDHDILFIDEIHRLSPVIEEILYPAMEDYTIDLLIGEGPSARTIQLPLERYTLVGATTRLGLLGSPFRDRFGIILRLDLYDPADLQIIITRSAGILAIPITHEGAEEIAMRSRGTPRIANRLLRRVYDYAIVRGSGSIDKEIANSALFALGVDKKGLDVLDRRILEVIAHDFSGGPVGLKTISISVGEEPRTIEDVYEPYLIRIGFLKRTPQGRMITPSGSEHMSSVITQNFSSCS